From one Dermacentor andersoni chromosome 1, qqDerAnde1_hic_scaffold, whole genome shotgun sequence genomic stretch:
- the LOC129381802 gene encoding uncharacterized protein: MEPAVPIAPEEVLKRHLRDLKKCGNTWAGYADSKEVYEELLRDLPAVNVCFQTEHSVKPKGRLMFSTQRGHVVVNEDMPFKVVQAVDRGCLFGRDLHKVQDSRSARQEKDAEWSASTFQRKKVKLQGTKKGCIAMMHVKQVELFPEFRINISEQCTKWQHETASKEVMSRLRLALQEEASGKPVLRQHRFYVCMSDRESHCNHDIDARCAGYA; the protein is encoded by the exons ATGGAGCCTGCCGTGCCGATAGCACCTGAAGAAGTTTTAAAGAGGCACCTGCGGGACTTGAAAAAGTGTGGAAACACCTGGGCCGGTTATGCAGACTCCAAAGAAGTATACGAAGAACTTCTGAGGGACCTCCCCGCTGTCAATGTGTGCTTCCAAACTGAGCACTCCGTGAAGCCAAAAG GCAGGCTGATGTTCAGCACTCAGCGCGGACATGTGGTCGTGAATGAAGACATGCCTTTTAAGGTTGTCCAAGCCGTGGACAGGGGCTGCCTCTTTGGGCGAGACCTTCACAAGGTGCAAGATTCAAGAAGTGCTCGACAG GAGAAAGACGCAGAATGGTCAGCATCTACCTTCCAACGAAAAAAGGTGAAGCTACAAGGAACGAAGAAGGGCTGCATTGCAATGATGCATGTAAAACAAGTGGAGTTGTTTCCAGAATTCAGG atTAACATCTCAGAACAATGTACCAAATGGCAGCACGAGACAGCTTCGAAGGAGGTGATGTCCCGGCTGAGGTTGGCACTGCAAGAAGAAGCTAGTGGTAAACCTGTTCTGCGCCAGCATCGCTTCTATGTCTGCATGTCCGACAGGGAAAGTCACTGCAACCATGACATTGATGCACGGTGTGCAGGCTATGCGTAG